A DNA window from Anaerolineae bacterium contains the following coding sequences:
- a CDS encoding ABC transporter ATP-binding protein: protein MARGYARLNLQPARLRRLLEDELAVNPGWQFVADVARLIWEYRYFSLAILVVTVFQEFAALWPVSLLGQFIDRLTEGDPGDVIWLLLGSSLFYPALARANVVLRHKLFYETDFRKMVELVLKVSDRGEYGDTESAAAAYTRAANAVSGITNATYHVLGSFTPVIIKIVIVSGSLLAYNRLLGLVYMISLTIPTVMTVLFNRRLRVLLDSQYSVISRVSGAGIKTISDKDNLTARDKFQEAMSTRRGIYVSLITKSQFYLYAREAILVGSQFLVVFLALAMRQRLGMTPGDFAKIIGYMAQVAAAFITAASCLDAIVSYSRAYHVYATVGRD, encoded by the coding sequence TTGGCCCGAGGCTATGCCCGCCTGAACCTGCAGCCGGCTCGGCTCAGACGGCTCCTGGAGGACGAACTGGCCGTCAACCCCGGCTGGCAGTTCGTCGCCGACGTGGCCCGCCTGATCTGGGAGTACCGCTACTTCAGCCTCGCCATCCTCGTAGTGACGGTGTTCCAGGAGTTCGCCGCCCTGTGGCCCGTCAGCTTGCTGGGCCAGTTCATTGACCGACTCACCGAGGGCGACCCGGGAGACGTCATCTGGCTGCTGCTGGGCTCCAGCCTCTTCTACCCCGCCCTGGCGCGGGCCAACGTGGTGCTGCGGCACAAGCTGTTCTACGAGACCGATTTCCGCAAGATGGTCGAGCTGGTGCTCAAAGTGTCAGACCGGGGCGAATACGGGGACACCGAGTCGGCCGCGGCGGCCTACACCCGGGCGGCCAACGCCGTCAGCGGCATCACCAACGCCACCTACCACGTGCTGGGGAGCTTCACACCGGTTATCATAAAGATCGTGATCGTCTCTGGCAGCTTGCTAGCGTACAATCGGCTGTTGGGGCTGGTCTACATGATCAGCTTGACCATCCCTACGGTCATGACGGTGCTCTTCAACCGCAGACTGCGGGTGCTCCTGGATTCGCAATACTCCGTCATCAGCCGAGTCTCGGGCGCGGGCATCAAGACCATCAGCGACAAGGACAACCTCACCGCTCGGGACAAGTTCCAGGAGGCCATGAGCACCCGCCGGGGCATCTACGTCAGCCTAATCACCAAGAGCCAGTTCTATCTGTACGCTCGCGAGGCGATCCTGGTGGGCAGCCAGTTCCTGGTGGTGTTCCTGGCCCTGGCCATGCGGCAGCGCCTGGGCATGACCCCGGGGGACTTCGCCAAGATCATCGGCTACATGGCCCAGGTGGCAGCGGCCTTCATCACGGCCGCCTCCTGCCTGGACGCCATCGTGAGCTACAGCCGCGCTTACCACGTGTACGCCACCGTGGGTAGGGACTAG
- a CDS encoding PIG-L family deacetylase, giving the protein MSLRRLRALDSGAGNSIGSERESGRRRWGTIGRVLLLLAILSIVLVSANLYVGRLAALPAPFIDDLANAENIMRLLVISPHPDDEVIAAGGLMQQVLQRGGEVRVVIVTSGDGSLTGTMVEFRRPPRSTDYIQSGLNRQQESLRALATLGVAPGMVEFLGYPDRGIQALWWNYWEDTDPYRSPFTRLAHSPYPLTYNPSSVYSGQSLLADLRTILSQFQPDTVVAPHFEDSHPDHWATGAFAALALAMERPDPMPRLLLYLVHRGDFPTPRGYLPFAPLLPPLRLVNDGVYWQKLTLTDELVRVKGEAMEQHRSQLPLLGAFLRSFVRQNELFCELNYAGALMLVEDQPVTPVVTDWVLADEAELRPVLWDSVGDTLTQELGPGTDFVALYVATTAEEVWIAAELRGGSSPLVEYRAFVRAADGENASRARVLYPVRLMPRPRDQARGRFLLARFRLDELSNPHTVVVSFEAAYPRGRVVDRIGWIAVSLEDQAVPAF; this is encoded by the coding sequence GTGAGCCTACGGCGGCTGCGCGCCCTTGATTCGGGAGCCGGCAACTCCATCGGCAGCGAGAGGGAGAGCGGCCGGCGACGATGGGGGACCATTGGGCGCGTCCTGCTCCTTCTGGCCATCCTTTCAATCGTCCTGGTCAGCGCCAACCTGTACGTGGGACGCCTCGCGGCCCTGCCCGCTCCCTTCATTGACGACCTGGCGAACGCCGAGAACATCATGAGGTTGCTGGTGATCTCGCCTCACCCGGACGACGAGGTGATCGCGGCCGGCGGGCTGATGCAGCAGGTACTCCAGCGAGGGGGCGAGGTGCGCGTGGTCATCGTCACCAGCGGCGATGGCTCCCTGACCGGAACCATGGTCGAGTTCCGCCGCCCTCCCCGGTCAACCGACTACATTCAGTCCGGGCTCAACCGGCAGCAGGAATCGCTCCGCGCCTTGGCTACCCTGGGTGTGGCGCCCGGTATGGTGGAGTTCCTCGGCTACCCGGACCGGGGCATTCAGGCTCTCTGGTGGAACTACTGGGAGGACACTGACCCTTACCGCTCGCCCTTCACCCGACTGGCTCACAGCCCCTATCCCCTCACCTACAATCCGTCCTCGGTCTACTCGGGGCAGTCTCTGCTGGCCGACCTGCGGACCATCCTGAGTCAGTTCCAACCGGACACGGTTGTAGCGCCCCATTTTGAGGATAGCCACCCGGACCATTGGGCTACGGGCGCGTTTGCCGCCCTCGCCCTGGCCATGGAGCGCCCGGATCCGATGCCCCGGCTGCTTCTGTACCTGGTTCATCGGGGAGACTTCCCCACGCCCAGGGGCTACCTCCCCTTCGCTCCGCTCTTGCCTCCCCTCAGGCTGGTTAACGACGGAGTCTACTGGCAGAAGCTGACCTTGACCGACGAGCTGGTCAGGGTCAAGGGCGAGGCCATGGAACAGCACCGCAGCCAGCTGCCCCTGCTGGGCGCGTTCCTTCGCTCCTTCGTGCGCCAGAACGAGCTATTCTGCGAACTGAACTACGCCGGCGCTCTGATGCTGGTGGAAGACCAGCCGGTGACACCAGTGGTCACCGACTGGGTCTTGGCGGACGAGGCCGAACTGCGGCCGGTTCTGTGGGACTCGGTGGGGGACACTCTCACCCAGGAGTTAGGCCCGGGCACCGATTTCGTCGCCCTCTACGTGGCCACCACGGCCGAGGAGGTATGGATAGCAGCCGAGCTCAGAGGGGGCTCCAGCCCCCTGGTCGAGTACCGGGCTTTCGTGCGCGCTGCCGATGGCGAGAACGCGTCCCGCGCTCGCGTGCTCTACCCCGTCCGGCTCATGCCTCGGCCCCGAGATCAGGCCCGCGGTCGTTTCCTGCTGGCCCGGTTCCGGCTGGACGAGCTGAGTAACCCGCACACGGTAGTGGTCAGCTTCGAGGCTGCCTATCCGCGCGGGCGCGTCGTTGACCGCATCGGCTGGATAGCGGTGAGCCTGGAGGACCAGGCTGTCCCTGCCTTCTGA
- a CDS encoding thioredoxin domain-containing protein, with protein MQSLRVSIGSRIAVAVLLTIAVLASGCSGEEATPPTQEPAASPTAALASPTALSTSTQASPISAQSGLFHGVETSLTQEGFPLLGDPDAPVTLIEFSDYQCPFCARHSVQTFPALVETYGPGGQVNFIFRDFPLPSLHPNATNASSAALCVAEQGPALFWQMHEELFLRQNQWASLPDPTGYFADLATEVGADGEVYTRCITSGRSNASIQASLAAGQALGIGSTPSFQFVQNETGEDYILVGAESLDTFTAWIEALLAGEAPPQPEAEEAEAPQLPYWASSEGLAPDPERPGYTLAGDQYKGDPEAALVVVEFTDFQCLPCRQHSLEVQPALDEEFVDTGRVMWVFKHMPAQTNPQAPVAAAAAECAAAQGRFWEMYELLFRTVDRWTQQSPDATLVALAQELGLSQDQFRECLDSRGSLEPVLSDMQDGQGVVSSTPAFIVLYGGQGRILRGSLPLDDFRTALQQMLTEAGSR; from the coding sequence GTGCAGTCATTGCGTGTCTCAATCGGGAGCCGGATTGCCGTCGCGGTGTTGCTGACCATCGCCGTCCTGGCGTCGGGCTGCTCCGGTGAGGAAGCAACCCCGCCCACCCAGGAGCCAGCCGCCAGCCCCACCGCCGCCCTGGCGAGCCCGACCGCTCTTTCGACTTCCACCCAGGCTTCGCCCATCTCGGCCCAGTCGGGCCTGTTCCACGGAGTCGAGACTAGCCTCACCCAGGAAGGCTTCCCCCTCCTGGGGGACCCCGACGCACCCGTCACCCTGATCGAGTTCAGCGACTATCAGTGCCCCTTCTGCGCCCGCCACTCCGTCCAGACCTTCCCCGCCCTGGTGGAGACGTACGGCCCCGGCGGGCAGGTGAACTTCATCTTCCGCGACTTCCCCCTGCCCTCCCTGCACCCGAACGCCACCAACGCCTCCTCGGCGGCCCTCTGCGTGGCGGAGCAGGGCCCGGCCTTGTTCTGGCAGATGCACGAGGAGCTCTTCCTCCGCCAGAACCAGTGGGCTTCCCTGCCCGACCCCACCGGCTACTTCGCGGACCTAGCCACGGAGGTAGGCGCCGACGGCGAGGTCTACACCCGATGCATAACCTCGGGCCGCAGCAATGCCTCCATCCAGGCCAGCCTGGCCGCCGGTCAGGCCCTGGGGATCGGGAGCACGCCCAGCTTCCAGTTCGTCCAGAACGAGACCGGCGAGGACTACATCCTGGTGGGCGCCGAGTCCCTGGATACCTTCACTGCCTGGATAGAGGCCCTGTTGGCGGGAGAGGCCCCACCTCAGCCAGAGGCGGAGGAGGCAGAGGCGCCCCAGTTGCCCTACTGGGCCAGCAGCGAAGGCCTGGCTCCTGACCCGGAGCGCCCCGGCTATACCCTGGCAGGAGACCAGTACAAGGGTGACCCTGAGGCGGCCTTGGTGGTGGTGGAGTTCACCGACTTCCAGTGCCTGCCCTGCCGCCAACACTCCCTGGAGGTACAGCCGGCCCTGGATGAGGAGTTCGTGGACACAGGTCGAGTGATGTGGGTGTTCAAGCACATGCCGGCGCAGACGAATCCCCAGGCTCCGGTGGCGGCCGCCGCTGCCGAGTGCGCCGCCGCTCAGGGACGGTTCTGGGAGATGTACGAACTCCTCTTCCGCACCGTAGACCGCTGGACACAGCAAAGCCCCGACGCGACACTGGTGGCCCTGGCCCAAGAGTTAGGCCTGAGCCAGGACCAATTCCGCGAGTGTCTGGACAGCCGCGGATCTCTCGAGCCCGTCCTCAGCGACATGCAGGACGGCCAGGGCGTGGTGAGCAGCACTCCCGCTTTCATCGTCCTCTACGGCGGGCAGGGACGGATCCTACGCGGATCCCTGCCCCTCGATGACTTCCGGACGGCTCTACAGCAGATGCTGACCGAGGCTGGTAGCAGATAG
- a CDS encoding GNAT family N-acetyltransferase encodes MRCLYADTAFFGEPVEAYFDDRKLFADLGVSLYLDHYPDYAFVARQVTGDRLQVTGDRLQGVAHGTERGPSSPCPLSPVPCNLSPVTCNLSGYIVGSPHGDADVHRHLMAHLPAIVGRLVRGRYRLGRKTMLYYLDNALAWLRGQLLEIRDPAYPANLHINVASSHRGQGLGWELLSAYLEHLQRCGVPGVHAVTTDHSRGAVRLFQKAGFRLLEEKSTSVWRRHLGRQVRLLGFGLRLDQDGPPPRRPS; translated from the coding sequence GTGCGCTGCCTTTACGCCGACACCGCTTTCTTCGGGGAACCGGTAGAGGCTTACTTCGACGACCGCAAGCTCTTCGCCGACCTGGGTGTGAGCCTCTACCTGGATCACTACCCCGACTACGCCTTCGTGGCCAGGCAGGTTACAGGGGATAGGTTACAGGTGACAGGGGACAGGTTACAGGGAGTGGCCCACGGGACCGAGAGAGGCCCGTCCTCACCCTGTCCCCTATCCCCTGTCCCCTGTAACCTATCCCCTGTCACCTGTAACCTATCCGGGTACATTGTGGGGAGCCCGCACGGGGATGCCGACGTGCATCGGCACCTGATGGCGCACCTTCCTGCTATCGTGGGAAGGCTGGTGCGGGGACGCTACCGCCTGGGCCGCAAGACCATGCTCTACTACCTGGACAACGCCCTGGCCTGGCTGCGAGGGCAGCTGCTGGAGATCCGCGACCCCGCCTATCCCGCCAACCTGCACATCAACGTCGCCTCGTCTCACCGAGGGCAGGGCCTGGGATGGGAACTGTTGTCCGCTTACCTGGAGCACCTGCAACGCTGCGGGGTGCCGGGGGTGCACGCGGTCACCACGGATCACAGTCGAGGTGCCGTCAGGCTCTTCCAGAAGGCTGGCTTTCGGCTCTTGGAAGAGAAGAGCACCTCGGTGTGGCGCCGGCACCTGGGCCGGCAGGTGAGGCTGCTTGGGTTCGGCCTGCGGCTGGATCAGGACGGGCCACCGCCGAGGCGGCCATCCTAG
- a CDS encoding sugar phosphate isomerase/epimerase, whose amino-acid sequence MTQFGFRTAGFRRPTLEEALDAIAGAGYDAVELCLEYHGLVELAPGELRGVLDDVAGRGLALSSLSYHGDGEPPNERWANMAHSLELAAACEVPILVINGDRPGDEATANRSEDFIRRAGPLASRAQEAGVLLAVEPEPLLSVANTVDMELVLSELPSPPMAVNLDVGHAFLTDDLTDTFERLGPHIAHLHVEDMRAGVHRHLLPGDGDIDFGLVRSLVERVGFAGPWVVDLFSSDADPIHYCREALRRVRQVVGD is encoded by the coding sequence ATGACTCAGTTTGGCTTTCGCACTGCCGGTTTCCGCCGGCCTACCCTGGAGGAGGCGCTGGACGCCATCGCCGGCGCCGGCTACGACGCCGTGGAGCTCTGCCTGGAGTACCACGGGCTGGTGGAGCTGGCCCCTGGGGAGTTGCGGGGCGTTCTGGACGACGTGGCGGGGCGCGGACTGGCGCTCTCTTCGCTCAGCTATCATGGGGACGGCGAGCCGCCGAACGAGCGCTGGGCTAACATGGCACACAGCCTGGAATTGGCGGCCGCGTGCGAGGTGCCCATACTGGTGATCAACGGCGACCGCCCCGGTGACGAGGCCACCGCGAACCGGAGTGAGGACTTCATCCGGCGGGCAGGCCCTCTCGCGTCTCGGGCGCAGGAAGCGGGTGTCCTGCTGGCTGTGGAGCCTGAGCCGCTCCTGTCGGTGGCCAACACGGTAGACATGGAACTGGTGCTGTCCGAGTTGCCGTCGCCGCCCATGGCGGTCAACCTTGACGTGGGCCACGCCTTCCTCACCGACGATCTGACGGACACCTTCGAACGGCTCGGCCCGCACATTGCTCACCTGCACGTGGAGGACATGCGCGCCGGCGTCCACCGTCACCTGCTGCCGGGGGACGGCGACATAGACTTCGGGCTGGTGCGGTCGCTCGTGGAGAGAGTGGGATTCGCCGGTCCTTGGGTGGTGGACTTGTTCAGCTCCGACGCCGACCCCATCCACTACTGCCGCGAAGCCCTGCGGCGAGTGCGGCAGGTAGTAGGAGACTAG